A single Triticum dicoccoides isolate Atlit2015 ecotype Zavitan chromosome 2A, WEW_v2.0, whole genome shotgun sequence DNA region contains:
- the LOC119356273 gene encoding uncharacterized membrane protein At1g16860-like isoform X2: MGSRFPSHQLSSGLYVSGRPEQPKEKAPTFGSNVMPYTGGDTKKSGELGKMFELHAERSRKSGPLGSAPSRNPSFGGAASNSGPVSNAGGRSNYSGSLSSSVPGAGGSARAKSNSGPLNKHGEPVKRSSGPQSGGVTPMARQNSGPLPPMLPTTGLITSGPVTSGPLNSSGAPRRKVPGSLDPAASMKARATSLAHNQAVTTLTSEGGFSVMGSISKRGVLRFVNSCPDTDLRTAKDGEYVKVTGVVTCGNFPLESSFQRIPRCVYTSTRLYEYRGWDSKTANPKHRRFTWGLRTAERHAVDFYISDFQSGLRALVRTGSGARVTPYVDESVVIDVNPENKDMSPEFLRWLRERNLSSDGRKMRLKEGYIKEGSTVSVMGVVQKNESVLMIVPPSEPISSGCQWGSCFFPANLEGLVVRCEDTSDMDVIPV, translated from the exons ATGGGTTCTAGATTTCCATCACATCAGCTGAGCAGTGGCCTTTATGTTTCTGGCCGACCTGAGCAACCTAAGGAGAAGGCCCCGACCTTTGGATCCAATGTGATGCCATATACTGGTGGTGACACCAAGAAATCTGGAGAGCTTGGGAAGATGTTTGAGCTCCATGCTGAAAGATCCAGAAAATCTGGTCCTCTAGGCAGTGCGCCTTCGAGAAATCCTTCATTTGGTGGTGCTGCCTCCAACTCTGGACCTGTGTCTAATGCTGGCGGTCGGTCAAACTACTCTGGTTCTCTTTCATCTTCAGTTCCTGGCGCCGgaggatcagcaagagcaaaatctaacTCCGGACCACTCAATAAGCATGGAGAACCAGTAAAGCGGTCATCTGGTCCCCAGTCTGGAGGTGTGACCCCAATGGCTCGCCAGAATTCCGGCCCTCTCCCTCCAATGCTTCCTACGACTGGGCTTATCACATCTGGCCCTGTTACTTCTGGACCACTGAATTCGTCTGGTGCCCCAAGAAGGAAAGTACCTGGATCTCTTGATCCTGCTGCATCGATGAAGGCGCGGGCCACATCGCTTGCTCACAACCAGGCTGTTACTACACTCACCAGTGAAGGTGGTTTCTCAGTTATGGGAAGCATTTCAAA GAGAGGCGTGCTCAGGTTTGTCAATAGCTGTCCTGATACTGATCTCAGAACTGCAAAGGATGGAGAGTATGTGAAGGTTACAGGG GTTGTTACGTGTGGAAATTTCCCCCTGGAGTCCTCATTTCAAAGGATTCCGAGATGTGTGTACACTTCAACTAGGCTGTATGAGTATAGGGGCTGGGATTCAAAAACTGCAAACCCCAAGCATCGCCGGTTTACCTGGGGATTACGGACAGCAGAG CGACATGCGGTTGATTTCTACATTTCAGATTTCCAGTCTGGGCTTCGAGCATTGGTGAGAACAGGAAGTGGGGCACGGGTGACACCATATGTTGATGAATCGGTAGTAATTGACGTCAATCCTGAGAACAAGGACATGTCTCCTGAATTTCTTAGATGGCTACGAGAAAGGAACCTCTCAAGTGATGGTCGGAAAATGCGCCTAAAAGAAGG ATACATCAAGGAAGGCAGCACTGTGAGCGTGATGGGGGTCGTTCAAAAGAATGAGAGCGTGTTGATGATAGTACCTCCATCAGAGCCCATCTCATCTGGTTGCCAGTGGGGGAGTTGTTTCTTCCCAGCGAACCTTGAAGGACTGGTCGTGAGATGCGAAGATACTTCAGACATGGATGTCATACCAGTATAG
- the LOC119356273 gene encoding uncharacterized membrane protein At1g16860-like isoform X1 produces MGSRFPSHQLSSGLYVSGRPEQPKEKAPTFGSNVMPYTGGDTKKSGELGKMFELHAERSRKSGPLGSAPSRNPSFGGAASNSGPVSNAGGRSNYSGSLSSSVPGAGGSARAKSNSGPLNKHGEPVKRSSGPQSGGVTPMARQNSGPLPPMLPTTGLITSGPVTSGPLNSSGAPRRKVPGSLDPAASMKARATSLAHNQAVTTLTSEGGFSVMGSISKWVFWLVITLLLFGFAVGLFILIAVHNAIVLIVVVAMIGSVAALVSWNVWRGRRGVLRFVNSCPDTDLRTAKDGEYVKVTGVVTCGNFPLESSFQRIPRCVYTSTRLYEYRGWDSKTANPKHRRFTWGLRTAERHAVDFYISDFQSGLRALVRTGSGARVTPYVDESVVIDVNPENKDMSPEFLRWLRERNLSSDGRKMRLKEGYIKEGSTVSVMGVVQKNESVLMIVPPSEPISSGCQWGSCFFPANLEGLVVRCEDTSDMDVIPV; encoded by the exons ATGGGTTCTAGATTTCCATCACATCAGCTGAGCAGTGGCCTTTATGTTTCTGGCCGACCTGAGCAACCTAAGGAGAAGGCCCCGACCTTTGGATCCAATGTGATGCCATATACTGGTGGTGACACCAAGAAATCTGGAGAGCTTGGGAAGATGTTTGAGCTCCATGCTGAAAGATCCAGAAAATCTGGTCCTCTAGGCAGTGCGCCTTCGAGAAATCCTTCATTTGGTGGTGCTGCCTCCAACTCTGGACCTGTGTCTAATGCTGGCGGTCGGTCAAACTACTCTGGTTCTCTTTCATCTTCAGTTCCTGGCGCCGgaggatcagcaagagcaaaatctaacTCCGGACCACTCAATAAGCATGGAGAACCAGTAAAGCGGTCATCTGGTCCCCAGTCTGGAGGTGTGACCCCAATGGCTCGCCAGAATTCCGGCCCTCTCCCTCCAATGCTTCCTACGACTGGGCTTATCACATCTGGCCCTGTTACTTCTGGACCACTGAATTCGTCTGGTGCCCCAAGAAGGAAAGTACCTGGATCTCTTGATCCTGCTGCATCGATGAAGGCGCGGGCCACATCGCTTGCTCACAACCAGGCTGTTACTACACTCACCAGTGAAGGTGGTTTCTCAGTTATGGGAAGCATTTCAAAGTGGGTATTCTGGCTAGTGATCACACTCTTGCTGTTCGGGTTTGCAGTAGGTCTCTTCATTCTTATTGCTGTTCACAACGCGATTGTGCTGATAGTTGTTGTTGCAATGATTGGTTCTGTTGCTGCACTTGTGTCTTGGAATGTTTGGCGGGGCAGGAGAGGCGTGCTCAGGTTTGTCAATAGCTGTCCTGATACTGATCTCAGAACTGCAAAGGATGGAGAGTATGTGAAGGTTACAGGG GTTGTTACGTGTGGAAATTTCCCCCTGGAGTCCTCATTTCAAAGGATTCCGAGATGTGTGTACACTTCAACTAGGCTGTATGAGTATAGGGGCTGGGATTCAAAAACTGCAAACCCCAAGCATCGCCGGTTTACCTGGGGATTACGGACAGCAGAG CGACATGCGGTTGATTTCTACATTTCAGATTTCCAGTCTGGGCTTCGAGCATTGGTGAGAACAGGAAGTGGGGCACGGGTGACACCATATGTTGATGAATCGGTAGTAATTGACGTCAATCCTGAGAACAAGGACATGTCTCCTGAATTTCTTAGATGGCTACGAGAAAGGAACCTCTCAAGTGATGGTCGGAAAATGCGCCTAAAAGAAGG ATACATCAAGGAAGGCAGCACTGTGAGCGTGATGGGGGTCGTTCAAAAGAATGAGAGCGTGTTGATGATAGTACCTCCATCAGAGCCCATCTCATCTGGTTGCCAGTGGGGGAGTTGTTTCTTCCCAGCGAACCTTGAAGGACTGGTCGTGAGATGCGAAGATACTTCAGACATGGATGTCATACCAGTATAG